One segment of Methanoculleus taiwanensis DNA contains the following:
- the purD gene encoding phosphoribosylamine--glycine ligase, producing the protein MDMKILVVGGGGREHAITRALSCNSDVRIFSVMARRNPGIARLSENVLIGRETDVSKITQFATESGVESAVIGPEAPLEAGIVDMLEEAGIPCMGPNRTAARLETDKSFCREMMERHGIAGCPQYRVFHDVEAAREFIEGYDGDLAIKPIGLTGGKGVRIMGEHVDTRGAVEYAESLGGDLIVEERLIGEEFTLQAFVDGTHLVPMPLVQDHKRAYEGDMGPNTGGMGSYSLPDHRLPFVSANDYEKALSIMQDVVAAMKGRGTPYRGILYGQFMNTREGPKVIEFNARFGDPEAMNVLSLLESDFSEVVCHLVEGNLSASSVRFARKATVCKYLVPEGYPDNPISGRPLTIGDAGKALTYYANVEEQNGTLHTLTSRTLAFVGIGDTLEEAEAVAEGAAASVSGPVFHRRDIGTRELLDRRCRHMQEIL; encoded by the coding sequence ATGGATATGAAAATACTTGTTGTAGGTGGTGGTGGCAGGGAACATGCGATCACCAGAGCGCTTTCCTGCAACAGCGACGTAAGAATTTTTTCTGTGATGGCCAGGAGGAATCCCGGGATAGCCCGGCTCTCCGAAAACGTGCTGATCGGAAGAGAGACCGACGTTTCGAAGATAACGCAGTTTGCCACCGAATCCGGTGTGGAGAGCGCAGTCATCGGTCCTGAAGCCCCCCTCGAAGCAGGCATCGTCGATATGCTCGAAGAAGCGGGCATCCCCTGTATGGGTCCAAACCGCACCGCGGCACGCCTCGAGACGGACAAATCCTTCTGCCGGGAAATGATGGAACGGCATGGTATCGCCGGATGTCCGCAATACCGCGTCTTCCACGATGTAGAAGCGGCACGCGAATTCATCGAAGGCTACGACGGCGACCTCGCCATCAAACCGATCGGGCTCACCGGAGGAAAAGGAGTCCGCATCATGGGCGAGCATGTCGATACCAGAGGTGCCGTCGAGTATGCAGAGAGCCTCGGCGGCGATCTCATCGTCGAGGAGCGGCTGATCGGCGAGGAATTCACCCTGCAGGCGTTCGTCGACGGCACCCACCTCGTACCGATGCCGCTCGTTCAGGATCACAAACGCGCGTACGAAGGCGACATGGGCCCGAACACCGGCGGGATGGGATCGTATTCGCTCCCCGACCATCGGCTCCCCTTCGTCAGCGCTAACGACTACGAAAAGGCTCTTTCCATCATGCAGGACGTCGTCGCGGCAATGAAAGGTCGCGGCACGCCGTATCGGGGCATTCTGTACGGCCAGTTCATGAACACCCGGGAGGGGCCGAAGGTCATCGAGTTTAATGCACGGTTCGGAGACCCCGAGGCGATGAACGTCCTTTCACTCCTCGAATCCGACTTCTCCGAGGTCGTCTGCCACCTCGTCGAAGGAAATCTCTCCGCTTCGAGCGTCAGGTTCGCGAGGAAGGCAACGGTCTGCAAGTACCTCGTTCCGGAAGGATACCCCGACAACCCGATCTCCGGCCGCCCTCTTACCATAGGCGACGCCGGGAAGGCGCTGACGTACTACGCGAACGTAGAGGAGCAGAACGGCACACTTCATACCCTGACCTCCCGTACGCTCGCCTTTGTCGGCATCGGCGATACACTCGAAGAGGCGGAAGCAGTTGCGGAAGGCGCAGCCGCCTCGGTCAGCGGCCCGGTCTTCCACCGGCGGGATATCGGAACCCGCGAGCTCCTCGACCGGCGGTGCAGGCATATGCAGGAGATTCTATGA
- the argF gene encoding ornithine carbamoyltransferase, translating into MKKDFVSIIDLDREELESLITEARRLKTLKQEGTLHELLPGRNLAMIFEKASTRTRVSFEVGMTDLGGHALFLNPHDMQLGRGEEIRDTARVLSRYVDAVMIRAYHHETIEEFARYSTVPVINGLSDRLHPCQVLSDILTMREHFTSLEGLRLAWIGDGNNVCNSLILASALTGMEIAVASPPGYQPKDDIVEMARKAGGHVSIGSDPMVAAQDADILYTDIWVSMGDEPERAARLRAFSGYTIDTALVRHASPDAIVMHCLPAHRGEEITGEVLESPQSIVWDQAENRLHAQKALLARLIGGSRQEQ; encoded by the coding sequence ATGAAGAAAGATTTCGTCTCGATCATCGACCTCGACCGGGAAGAACTCGAGTCCCTTATCACCGAGGCGCGGCGGCTGAAGACGCTGAAACAGGAGGGCACGCTGCACGAGCTCCTGCCGGGGCGAAACCTCGCCATGATCTTCGAGAAGGCCTCGACCCGGACACGGGTCTCCTTCGAGGTCGGGATGACCGATCTCGGCGGGCACGCTCTCTTCTTAAACCCGCACGACATGCAGCTCGGCCGGGGCGAGGAGATCCGCGACACCGCCCGGGTACTTTCACGCTACGTCGACGCGGTCATGATCCGGGCGTACCATCACGAAACCATCGAGGAGTTTGCCCGCTACTCGACGGTTCCGGTCATCAACGGACTCTCCGACAGGCTGCACCCCTGCCAGGTGCTCTCCGACATCCTGACGATGAGAGAACACTTCACCTCGCTCGAGGGACTCCGCCTTGCCTGGATCGGTGACGGGAACAATGTCTGCAATTCACTGATACTCGCTTCCGCGCTCACCGGAATGGAGATTGCCGTGGCAAGTCCACCCGGGTACCAGCCGAAGGACGATATCGTCGAAATGGCACGCAAAGCAGGAGGGCACGTCAGTATCGGCAGTGACCCGATGGTTGCAGCGCAGGATGCGGATATCCTCTATACGGACATCTGGGTCTCGATGGGCGATGAACCCGAACGCGCCGCACGCCTGCGGGCATTCTCCGGATACACCATCGATACCGCACTCGTCAGGCATGCTTCCCCGGACGCCATCGTCATGCATTGCCTGCCCGCACACCGGGGCGAGGAGATCACAGGCGAAGTGCTCGAAAGTCCGCAGAGCATCGTATGGGATCAGGCAGAGAACCGCCTCCACGCCCAGAAGGCGCTGCTCGCAAGGCTGATCGGCGGCTCCCGGCAGGAACAATAA
- a CDS encoding methanogenesis marker 14 protein, translating to MCARFLERFFKPKPHIVESPPPPSISHGAGMTMPEYKVKPYFIVASVEMGNTTTKCILTGTNLETGRTYIINKNVTMSRDVRPPRPGEEVFGATLDGTELTRESVTELVRDTLIRCHKEANLSIQDDLDFVVRSTGVVAAMDSPDQVGDFIIALANGCLEAGVPPRKMTPPMSIENLPKKLREHSFADRVVFVGAVAGVVPPVGCTGVEMVANEMEGELAMAGIKEGAKWTPVDFRNPCLSIDFGTTLDGRITSDVAPDEPNPFAKTIGNFCGLAGAIPDSIVRGTGLVRERTGTALDLLGDKSIGSGFSNRKGSLVKEYVDRCHEHIDIRIVPPDRTRFGRVPVCAAAAAESGVALIGCDCGVNGSEMDILKEIGKEIYDNHGIGLLTQVVDHVCAEMALRLVDVAIAQGMVPANSAIGFTGRAAISGRKPEYILDGIAERGIYDVPNDHLVFVDDGLARGAALMGRCMNSIGKPKDPLGGVCGGPCIMARRIKIGK from the coding sequence ATGTGTGCCCGCTTTTTGGAGCGCTTTTTCAAACCCAAACCACATATCGTGGAGAGCCCGCCTCCACCGTCGATCTCGCACGGGGCCGGGATGACGATGCCGGAGTATAAGGTGAAACCCTATTTTATCGTGGCCTCCGTCGAGATGGGAAATACGACGACGAAGTGCATCCTCACCGGTACGAATCTCGAGACCGGTCGAACGTATATCATCAATAAGAACGTGACCATGAGCCGCGACGTCCGGCCGCCGAGACCGGGCGAGGAGGTCTTCGGCGCCACGCTCGACGGGACAGAGCTGACCCGCGAGTCGGTAACGGAGCTCGTCCGCGACACCCTTATCCGGTGCCATAAAGAGGCGAACCTCTCTATTCAGGACGACCTCGACTTCGTCGTCCGGAGTACGGGCGTGGTGGCGGCGATGGATTCCCCCGACCAGGTAGGGGATTTCATTATTGCGCTCGCGAACGGGTGTCTTGAGGCAGGCGTTCCGCCCCGGAAGATGACGCCCCCTATGTCGATCGAGAATCTTCCGAAGAAACTGCGGGAGCACAGTTTTGCCGACCGGGTTGTCTTTGTCGGCGCGGTTGCCGGAGTCGTCCCGCCGGTCGGGTGTACCGGTGTCGAGATGGTGGCGAACGAGATGGAGGGCGAGCTTGCGATGGCAGGCATTAAGGAGGGTGCGAAGTGGACGCCGGTCGATTTCCGGAACCCCTGTCTCTCCATAGACTTCGGGACGACGCTTGACGGACGGATAACGAGCGACGTCGCACCCGACGAGCCGAACCCGTTCGCCAAGACCATCGGCAACTTCTGCGGGCTTGCCGGAGCGATACCCGACTCGATCGTGCGGGGAACGGGGCTTGTCCGGGAGCGGACCGGCACCGCTCTCGACCTCCTCGGGGATAAGAGCATCGGGAGCGGATTTTCGAACCGGAAGGGCTCTCTTGTCAAGGAATATGTCGATCGCTGCCACGAGCATATCGATATCCGCATCGTTCCGCCTGACCGCACCCGGTTCGGGCGAGTGCCGGTCTGCGCCGCCGCGGCCGCCGAGTCGGGCGTTGCACTGATCGGGTGTGACTGCGGCGTCAACGGCAGTGAAATGGACATCCTTAAAGAGATCGGGAAAGAGATCTATGATAACCATGGTATCGGCCTGCTCACGCAGGTCGTTGACCACGTCTGTGCGGAGATGGCACTCCGTCTCGTCGATGTTGCCATCGCACAGGGGATGGTTCCTGCAAACTCCGCGATCGGGTTCACCGGGAGAGCCGCAATCTCCGGGAGGAAGCCTGAGTATATCCTCGACGGCATTGCCGAGAGGGGGATCTACGATGTACCGAACGATCACCTCGTCTTCGTCGATGACGGTCTTGCCCGTGGTGCAGCCCTGATGGGGCGGTGCATGAACTCGATCGGAAAGCCGAAAGATCCGCTCGGCGGGGTCTGTGGCGGGCCGTGCATTATGGCCAGGCGGATCAAGATTGGAAAGTAA
- a CDS encoding pyridoxamine 5'-phosphate oxidase family protein — translation MVSLNDDMKAVFSKTKVFPMATASKTGVPNVAPMASVELADDATIWIMDNYMQKTLENLKENPAVALYVWDPDTKRCFQVKGSAEIQTSGEAYEKFRAKMKAKSEAYPAKSLIVISITEVFECTPGKEAGKKVL, via the coding sequence ATGGTTTCACTGAACGATGATATGAAGGCAGTCTTTTCGAAGACGAAAGTGTTCCCGATGGCAACAGCGTCTAAAACCGGGGTTCCGAACGTGGCTCCGATGGCATCGGTCGAGCTCGCCGACGATGCCACGATATGGATCATGGATAACTACATGCAAAAGACGCTCGAGAACCTCAAGGAGAACCCCGCAGTGGCGCTCTATGTCTGGGACCCCGACACCAAGCGGTGCTTCCAGGTAAAGGGATCGGCGGAGATCCAGACGTCGGGCGAGGCATACGAAAAGTTCCGCGCCAAGATGAAGGCGAAGAGTGAAGCGTACCCGGCAAAGTCGCTTATCGTGATCTCGATCACCGAGGTCTTCGAGTGCACGCCGGGTAAAGAAGCAGGAAAGAAGGTGCTGTGA
- a CDS encoding argininosuccinate synthase, with translation MEKGKVVLAFSGGLDTSICVPLLREHYGYDEVVTVAVDVGQPEEEMRRATEKGILLADQHYTIDVKERFVEEYLFRSIKANGSYEGYPMGTALARPLIAEEIVKIADKEGARCIAHGCTGKGNDQLRFDFIFRAGGYDIVAPMREMNLTREWEIQYAQERNIPVTVVKDKPYSIDENCWSRSIEGGKLEDPSFHPPDDIYAWTVSPKDAPDRMEEITIGFEQGVPVSLNGERLSGLALIKRLNLIAGQNGVGRNDMIEDRILGLKAREIYEHPAATVLLAAHHDLEHLVLTRNELAFKHIVDDKWSELGYMGLVHEPLYHALNAFIDTTQERVTGTVDVGLYKGSVKVLGRASDSAIYSDDLVSFDSCTIDQNHAVGFSNYFGLQARLCKNMKK, from the coding sequence ATGGAGAAGGGAAAAGTCGTCCTTGCATTTTCCGGAGGTCTTGATACCTCCATCTGTGTCCCCCTTCTGCGGGAACACTATGGCTACGATGAAGTCGTCACCGTCGCGGTCGACGTCGGTCAGCCCGAAGAAGAGATGCGGAGAGCAACAGAGAAGGGAATACTGCTCGCAGACCAGCACTATACGATCGATGTCAAGGAGAGGTTCGTCGAAGAGTACCTCTTCCGCTCGATCAAGGCGAACGGGTCGTATGAAGGTTACCCGATGGGAACCGCCCTTGCACGGCCGCTCATTGCCGAAGAGATCGTAAAGATCGCCGATAAGGAGGGCGCCCGCTGCATCGCTCACGGCTGCACGGGTAAGGGCAACGACCAGCTCCGGTTCGATTTCATATTCAGAGCGGGAGGGTACGATATCGTTGCCCCGATGCGTGAGATGAACCTGACCCGTGAGTGGGAGATCCAGTACGCGCAGGAGCGCAACATTCCGGTGACCGTCGTCAAGGATAAGCCCTACAGTATCGACGAGAACTGCTGGAGCCGAAGCATCGAAGGAGGCAAACTCGAAGATCCGTCCTTCCACCCGCCCGATGATATCTACGCGTGGACGGTCTCGCCGAAGGATGCTCCCGACAGGATGGAAGAGATCACTATCGGCTTTGAGCAGGGTGTGCCCGTCTCGCTCAACGGAGAGAGGCTCAGTGGTCTTGCCCTTATCAAGCGCCTGAACCTGATTGCAGGGCAGAACGGCGTCGGCAGAAACGATATGATCGAAGATCGTATCCTCGGGCTCAAAGCCCGCGAGATCTACGAGCATCCGGCTGCAACCGTCCTCCTCGCCGCCCACCACGACCTTGAGCACCTCGTGCTGACCAGGAACGAACTGGCGTTCAAGCATATCGTCGACGACAAGTGGTCGGAACTCGGCTACATGGGTCTCGTCCACGAACCGCTCTACCATGCCCTGAACGCGTTCATCGACACGACGCAGGAGCGCGTCACCGGCACAGTCGACGTCGGCCTCTATAAGGGCAGCGTCAAGGTGCTCGGCAGGGCGTCCGATTCGGCGATCTACTCGGACGATCTCGTATCCTTTGACAGCTGCACCATCGACCAGAACCACGCCGTCGGGTTCTCGAATTACTTCGGGCTGCAGGCCCGCCTCTGCAAGAATATGAAAAAATAG
- a CDS encoding quaternary amine ABC transporter ATP-binding protein, which produces MEQYREEKPIVQVANLVKIFGPKPEKALQLLQSGSSKQEIKEKTDHVVALKDVSFSVYPGEIFVLMGLSGCGKSTLLRCLNRLIEPTAGMVSLEGSNIVAQSPDELRQTRRRKIGMIFQNFALLPHRNIIGNVAFGLEVQGMPEEERRRKAREALALVGLSGYEESMPSELSGGMKQRVGLARALASDPDILLMDEAFSALDPLIRRDMQDELIELQQRLNKTIVFVTHDLDEALKLGDRIALMKDGEIVQVGSSEDILTRPSNAYVEKFVADVDMAKVLTANDVMKRPEPVAPSTAGPRVALHLMEEHDIASIFVVNRQRQVRGLVLIDDAVEALKSGKLLEDVLITDIPTVTCDTPVADIIPVIADSRYPIGVVDVNGKIRGIIVRGSVLAALARKEVAVEQPAAPPTTVQHAGPVEKEVDADAA; this is translated from the coding sequence ATGGAGCAGTACAGAGAAGAGAAACCAATAGTCCAGGTCGCGAATCTGGTAAAAATCTTCGGCCCAAAACCCGAAAAAGCCCTGCAGCTTCTGCAGTCGGGCTCATCAAAGCAGGAGATTAAAGAGAAGACCGATCATGTCGTCGCCCTGAAGGATGTATCGTTCTCGGTCTATCCGGGTGAAATATTCGTCCTGATGGGGCTGTCGGGATGCGGAAAGTCGACCCTGCTGCGCTGCCTCAACCGGCTCATCGAACCGACTGCCGGCATGGTGTCGCTCGAGGGCAGCAATATCGTAGCCCAGTCACCCGACGAGCTGCGGCAGACACGGCGGCGGAAGATCGGCATGATCTTCCAGAACTTCGCCCTGCTTCCGCACCGGAACATCATCGGAAACGTTGCGTTCGGACTTGAGGTGCAGGGCATGCCTGAGGAGGAGCGCCGCCGGAAAGCCCGGGAAGCTCTCGCACTCGTCGGGCTTTCCGGTTATGAGGAGAGCATGCCTTCCGAGCTCTCGGGCGGTATGAAACAGCGTGTCGGGCTCGCCCGTGCGCTCGCGAGCGACCCGGACATTCTCCTGATGGACGAAGCATTCTCCGCCCTCGATCCGCTGATAAGGAGGGACATGCAGGACGAACTCATCGAACTGCAGCAGCGGCTCAACAAAACCATCGTCTTCGTCACGCACGACCTCGACGAGGCTTTGAAACTCGGCGACCGGATTGCACTGATGAAAGACGGTGAGATAGTCCAGGTCGGCAGTTCCGAGGATATCCTGACGAGGCCGAGCAACGCATACGTCGAGAAGTTCGTCGCCGATGTGGATATGGCAAAGGTGCTGACGGCAAACGACGTGATGAAACGCCCGGAACCGGTGGCACCGAGCACCGCCGGCCCGAGAGTCGCCCTGCACCTGATGGAAGAGCACGACATCGCCAGCATCTTCGTCGTCAACCGGCAGCGGCAGGTCAGGGGGCTTGTACTGATCGACGACGCCGTCGAAGCACTCAAGTCAGGGAAACTGCTGGAAGACGTCCTGATCACCGATATCCCCACGGTCACCTGCGACACGCCCGTCGCGGATATCATCCCGGTGATCGCCGACAGCCGGTATCCCATTGGCGTCGTCGACGTGAACGGAAAGATCCGGGGGATCATCGTCCGTGGCTCGGTGCTCGCCGCCCTGGCACGCAAAGAGGTGGCTGTAGAGCAGCCGGCCGCACCGCCTACAACGGTCCAACACGCCGGCCCGGTGGAGAAGGAGGTCGATGCAGATGCTGCCTAA
- a CDS encoding ABC transporter permease, translating into MQMLPKIPLGDGVEMLVDWIEDYFGWLLDGISGGLKFLVDGFQDILLLIPAPVFIVLAAILVYFMTRRDLKVTLLTALGLLLIWDLQLWDLAILTFALVISATLLALAIAIPLGILSATNEQIHAVLRVGLDFMQTMPSFVYLIPAVIFFGLGNVPGIIATVIFAMPPAMRLTNLGIRQVPTELIEVADAFGTTPAQKLIKVQLPVALPTIMAGVNQCIMLALSMTVIASMIGAAGLGLEVLKGIQRVDVGSGFEAGLAIVIIAIILDRITQNLLPNKTSP; encoded by the coding sequence ATGCAGATGCTGCCTAAGATCCCTCTTGGTGACGGCGTGGAGATGCTTGTCGACTGGATAGAGGATTATTTCGGCTGGCTGCTGGACGGGATCAGCGGCGGGCTCAAATTCCTGGTCGACGGGTTCCAGGACATTCTGCTCCTCATTCCGGCACCGGTCTTCATCGTCCTCGCCGCGATCCTGGTCTACTTCATGACCCGCCGGGATCTGAAGGTCACCCTGCTGACCGCTCTCGGCCTCTTGCTGATCTGGGATCTCCAGCTCTGGGATCTTGCGATACTCACGTTCGCACTGGTGATCTCCGCGACCCTGCTGGCACTCGCCATCGCCATCCCGCTCGGCATCCTCTCTGCAACGAACGAGCAGATACATGCCGTACTGCGGGTGGGACTCGACTTCATGCAGACGATGCCCTCCTTCGTCTACCTCATTCCGGCCGTGATATTCTTCGGCCTCGGGAATGTCCCGGGCATCATCGCTACGGTGATCTTTGCGATGCCTCCCGCGATGCGGCTCACGAATCTCGGAATCCGCCAGGTTCCGACAGAACTCATAGAAGTTGCGGACGCGTTCGGCACGACTCCTGCACAGAAACTCATCAAGGTGCAGCTCCCGGTCGCTCTCCCGACGATCATGGCAGGCGTCAACCAGTGCATCATGCTTGCACTCTCGATGACGGTGATCGCCTCGATGATCGGTGCGGCGGGTCTCGGGCTTGAAGTGCTGAAAGGGATCCAGCGGGTCGATGTCGGGAGCGGATTTGAGGCAGGTCTTGCTATCGTCATCATCGCCATCATCCTCGATAGGATCACCCAGAACCTCCTCCCAAATAAAACCTCCCCATAA
- a CDS encoding glycine betaine ABC transporter substrate-binding protein: MFFKKGSIIALAGCLLVLCVLAAGCTTQPTTTQTESKGEVSIGYVTWDSEIASTNVLKQTFEKAGYDVEIVAVDAGPLYQAVANGDVDCTISAWLPATQANYWEEYGDRIDMVGRNMEGTKIGLVVPSYVTIDSIDELNSVTEKFGGKITGIEPGAGIMSRTEEAIDAYGLDYEIVASSSAGMAAELRSAVADERWIVVTGWTPHWKFARWDLKYLDDPKGIYGGEEYIATLARQGLATDKPGVYEILTRFNWTAADMESVMVSIEEGASDEEAAKAWVDAHPDQVNAWIGTQ; the protein is encoded by the coding sequence ATGTTTTTCAAAAAAGGAAGCATCATTGCGCTGGCCGGGTGCCTGCTCGTCCTCTGCGTTCTGGCGGCAGGCTGCACGACGCAGCCGACAACGACACAGACCGAATCGAAGGGCGAAGTCAGTATCGGCTACGTAACCTGGGATTCGGAGATTGCCAGCACCAATGTGCTTAAACAGACATTTGAGAAGGCCGGATACGACGTCGAGATCGTCGCCGTCGATGCAGGGCCGCTCTACCAGGCGGTTGCGAACGGCGATGTCGACTGTACGATCTCCGCATGGCTCCCCGCCACACAGGCAAACTACTGGGAGGAGTACGGTGACCGGATCGATATGGTCGGTAGGAACATGGAAGGAACGAAGATCGGACTTGTCGTTCCGTCGTATGTGACCATCGACTCCATCGACGAACTGAACAGTGTCACGGAGAAGTTCGGCGGAAAGATCACCGGCATTGAACCCGGTGCCGGTATCATGTCACGGACCGAAGAGGCGATCGACGCATACGGTCTTGATTACGAGATCGTCGCAAGCAGCAGCGCAGGCATGGCTGCCGAGCTCCGTTCCGCTGTCGCAGACGAGAGATGGATCGTCGTGACCGGATGGACGCCGCACTGGAAGTTCGCCCGGTGGGATCTGAAGTACCTCGACGACCCGAAGGGCATCTACGGCGGTGAAGAGTATATCGCGACGCTCGCCCGCCAGGGTCTCGCGACCGACAAGCCCGGTGTCTATGAGATCCTCACCCGGTTCAACTGGACAGCCGCCGACATGGAGTCGGTGATGGTCTCCATCGAGGAAGGCGCATCGGACGAGGAAGCGGCAAAGGCATGGGTCGATGCCCATCCCGACCAGGTGAACGCCTGGATCGGCACTCAATAA
- a CDS encoding peptidoglycan DD-metalloendopeptidase family protein — protein MVRDGWPDILEVNTFKDIFHSLLLTYSFMRAPSRRKIDLHRIAGNCVVVRSERCSAFLAHLRSGSVNVEEGQQIQAGALIGEVGNSGNTMAPHLHFQLMKGDDPFTATGLPCRFRSYERYRDTAWESVTNGIPGRLERIRYMGELP, from the coding sequence ATGGTCCGCGACGGCTGGCCCGACATACTGGAAGTGAACACGTTCAAGGATATCTTTCACTCGCTCCTTCTCACCTATTCGTTCATGCGTGCACCCTCCCGCCGGAAGATCGATCTCCACCGGATCGCCGGAAACTGTGTCGTCGTCCGCTCGGAACGCTGCTCGGCTTTTCTGGCGCATCTCCGGAGCGGCTCAGTGAACGTAGAAGAAGGGCAGCAGATACAGGCAGGCGCTCTGATCGGCGAAGTCGGCAATTCGGGTAATACAATGGCGCCGCATCTGCATTTCCAGCTCATGAAGGGAGACGACCCGTTTACAGCCACCGGCCTTCCCTGTCGTTTCCGATCTTACGAACGTTACCGCGATACGGCATGGGAGTCCGTAACCAACGGCATTCCGGGGCGGCTTGAACGTATACGGTATATGGGTGAACTGCCATGA
- a CDS encoding HdeD family acid-resistance protein → MDGTQQKWYYVLRGVIALLFGIAAIVWPAVVLEFLVYFFGFFAIIISAFALIAGATSGPSGSAKWSIILLGLLGILIGILTLVSPYFFIVIIIYLIAFWALITGVGDFVAAFTASAGMGMRLLLVLLGIVSLIFGGVLLFYPLLGAATIVWVLGIYAIIFGILGILYGITGGSTGRAPLAA, encoded by the coding sequence ATGGATGGAACACAACAGAAATGGTATTATGTCCTGAGAGGCGTCATCGCGCTCCTCTTCGGGATTGCCGCCATCGTATGGCCGGCCGTCGTTCTCGAGTTCTTAGTCTACTTCTTCGGCTTCTTTGCCATCATCATCTCAGCATTCGCACTCATCGCCGGAGCAACCTCCGGCCCTTCCGGCAGCGCAAAGTGGTCGATCATACTCCTCGGGCTCCTCGGGATTCTGATCGGCATCTTAACGCTTGTCTCACCGTACTTCTTTATCGTGATCATCATCTATCTTATCGCGTTCTGGGCATTGATCACCGGTGTCGGCGACTTTGTCGCCGCATTCACCGCATCGGCAGGAATGGGGATGCGCCTCTTACTCGTGCTCCTCGGCATCGTATCGCTGATCTTCGGAGGAGTTCTCCTCTTCTACCCGCTCCTCGGTGCAGCCACCATCGTCTGGGTGCTCGGGATCTACGCCATCATCTTCGGCATCCTCGGAATACTCTACGGAATCACCGGCGGAAGCACCGGGAGGGCGCCACTAGCGGCATAA